The Spirosoma radiotolerans genome has a window encoding:
- the dnaN gene encoding DNA polymerase III subunit beta codes for MKFIVSSSVLLKNLQHINGVVATNPIVPILENFLFRIDVGADAGGGTLTVTASDLQTTMTTQIPVEASEGGAIAIPAKLLLDTLRSLPEQPVTVNIDTDTFGTEILTDNGRYKLSGENPIDFPKLPTVNKNMSVDMTSDVLLGAINNTVFATSTDDLRPAMTGVLLQLNEDNATFVATDGHRLIRYRRTDLNASASTSIIIPRKALQLLKASLPENVPVTAEFSQANASFSFGPTQLICRLIDERFPDYENAIPTNNPNVMTIGRTDLLNSLKRIMIYANRTTHQIRLSLKTNSLTISAEDLDYSNEANEKLLCDYDGDPMEIGFNAKLMAEVLSNLSAKMITLEMSAPNRAGLLIPADKEENEDILMLVMPVMLNTYA; via the coding sequence ATGAAATTTATAGTTTCCTCGTCTGTACTGCTGAAAAACTTACAGCATATTAATGGCGTCGTGGCAACGAACCCGATTGTCCCTATCCTCGAAAATTTTCTGTTTCGTATTGATGTAGGAGCCGACGCAGGGGGAGGGACACTGACGGTCACGGCGTCGGACCTGCAAACGACCATGACAACGCAGATTCCGGTAGAAGCCAGCGAAGGCGGTGCCATTGCCATTCCGGCAAAATTACTGCTGGATACGCTTCGTAGCCTGCCCGAGCAACCCGTGACGGTGAACATCGACACGGATACGTTTGGCACCGAAATCCTGACGGATAACGGTCGGTACAAACTCTCCGGCGAAAACCCAATCGATTTTCCGAAACTACCGACCGTCAACAAAAATATGTCGGTTGATATGACGTCCGACGTCTTACTCGGTGCAATCAACAACACCGTTTTCGCAACCAGCACCGACGACCTGCGCCCCGCCATGACCGGAGTGCTGCTGCAACTGAATGAAGACAACGCCACGTTTGTCGCTACGGATGGACACCGGCTCATTCGGTATCGCCGGACCGACCTGAACGCATCGGCCAGCACGTCGATCATCATTCCACGGAAAGCCCTGCAATTATTGAAGGCATCGCTGCCCGAAAACGTACCCGTTACGGCGGAGTTCAGCCAGGCCAATGCCTCCTTTAGCTTCGGACCAACGCAGTTGATCTGCCGCCTGATTGATGAGCGTTTCCCGGATTACGAAAACGCAATCCCGACCAACAATCCGAATGTAATGACCATTGGCCGGACGGATCTGCTGAATTCGCTGAAGCGGATCATGATTTATGCCAACCGGACAACGCACCAGATTCGGTTGTCGCTCAAAACGAATTCATTAACAATCTCGGCTGAGGATCTCGATTATTCCAACGAAGCCAACGAGAAGCTCCTCTGCGACTACGATGGTGACCCGATGGAGATTGGTTTCAATGCCAAACTGATGGCTGAAGTATTGAGCAACCTGAGCGCCAAAATGATCACGCTCGAAATGTCGGCCCCAAACCGTGCCGGTCTGCTCATTCCAGCGGATAAAGAAGAAAACGAAGACATCCTGATGCTGGTGATGCCCGTGATGTTGAATACGTACGCTTAA
- a CDS encoding DUF2480 family protein, whose translation MEAEIVNRVANSGLVTLDLEEYYHPGERVVYDLKDNLYMGLILKEKDFRAFLKEHDWSQYAGKNVAITCTEDAIVPTWAYMLLTLQLQPVAHTIVFGTLADLEEKLYYEAIVRIQPEDYRDARVVVKGCSKVPVPTAAYVEISRVLRPVVQSLLFGEPCSTVPLYKRPKTT comes from the coding sequence ATGGAAGCCGAAATCGTTAACCGTGTGGCCAATAGTGGTCTTGTTACACTGGATCTGGAAGAATATTATCACCCTGGCGAGCGTGTCGTTTATGACCTGAAAGACAACCTGTACATGGGGTTGATTCTGAAAGAGAAAGACTTTCGTGCTTTTCTGAAAGAGCATGACTGGAGCCAGTATGCGGGTAAAAACGTGGCGATCACCTGTACGGAAGACGCCATTGTACCAACCTGGGCGTATATGCTGCTGACGTTGCAGTTGCAACCGGTGGCCCATACCATCGTGTTCGGTACGCTGGCTGATCTGGAAGAAAAACTTTACTACGAAGCCATTGTCAGGATTCAGCCTGAAGACTACCGGGATGCCCGCGTCGTTGTGAAGGGTTGCTCCAAAGTACCTGTGCCAACGGCTGCTTATGTAGAAATCAGCCGGGTGTTGCGGCCCGTGGTGCAAAGCCTGCTGTTTGGGGAACCCTGCAGCACGGTGCCACTCTACAAACGGCCGAAGACTACATGA
- a CDS encoding ABC transporter ATP-binding protein, translating to MQLEIKDLTKTYSNGVRALKGVTLTISQGMFGLLGPNGAGKSSLMRTIATLQEADSGSVRLSMPETDLNVLTQKDAVRRVLGYLPQEFGVYPRVTAETMLDHIATLKGIANSRERKDIVEGLLQKVNLYQVRKKNLGTYSGGMKQRFGIAQALIGNPRLIIVDEPTAGLDPAERNRFHNLLSEIGENTIVILSTHIVEDVTNLCSDMAIICLGEVVAAGNPNDLVTDLKGKIWQTFVEKSEIETYRKTHRVISTQLKGGKTRLHAYSDLPLADFEPVSPDLEDVYFAKITEKMDVVTV from the coding sequence ATGCAACTCGAAATCAAAGACCTTACAAAAACGTATTCCAACGGCGTCCGGGCACTAAAAGGGGTTACGCTGACCATTTCCCAGGGAATGTTCGGCCTGCTCGGTCCCAATGGCGCAGGCAAATCAAGCCTGATGCGGACAATTGCCACCCTGCAGGAAGCCGATAGCGGCAGCGTTCGCCTGTCCATGCCGGAAACGGACCTGAATGTGCTGACACAAAAAGATGCCGTGCGCCGGGTGCTGGGTTATTTGCCGCAGGAGTTTGGCGTTTATCCACGCGTGACGGCCGAGACAATGCTCGATCATATTGCGACGCTCAAGGGCATTGCCAACAGTCGGGAACGGAAAGACATTGTGGAAGGACTGTTGCAGAAGGTCAATTTGTATCAGGTCCGGAAGAAAAATCTGGGTACCTATTCGGGCGGTATGAAGCAGCGATTCGGAATTGCTCAGGCGCTCATTGGTAACCCGCGACTGATTATCGTTGACGAGCCAACGGCCGGCCTGGACCCCGCCGAACGCAACCGGTTTCATAACCTGCTCTCCGAAATCGGGGAAAACACCATTGTTATTCTGTCGACGCACATTGTGGAAGATGTAACGAACCTGTGTTCCGATATGGCTATCATTTGCCTTGGCGAAGTAGTGGCTGCGGGCAATCCGAACGATTTAGTGACCGATCTGAAAGGAAAAATCTGGCAGACGTTCGTCGAGAAATCCGAGATCGAGACGTACCGAAAAACCCACCGCGTCATCTCAACCCAGCTTAAAGGCGGCAAAACCCGTCTTCATGCGTATAGTGACTTGCCATTGGCTGATTTCGAGCCCGTTTCCCCCGATCTGGAGGATGTGTATTTTGCCAAAATTACGGAGAAAATGGATGTCGTTACGGTATAA
- a CDS encoding ABC transporter permease/M1 family aminopeptidase translates to MFLEIFKFELAYRLKRPATYLYALILFLFTFLFVIYGNGPASEKTNINSPYAISQFVVVMTILGMLIASAVMGVPVYRDIEHNTKNYFFTFPITERGYILGRYLGSFVVLLGIMAVGMLGIVIGSLLGPVFNLADNTERFGPIRFRDYAYPFVLFVVPNMFLVGSIFFSLVAFSRQVFATYAGSILLFIAYLLGSTLSQDLENKQLVNLLDPFGSYAYDTATKYWSPVEQNTLLAPLEGDLLTNRLIWFGVAVLVFVLTLVRFSFSRFLAVKLGKRQKEDAVGQGVPSLASLPTPTPVFQASTYARQMFRQARIEFGNIVRDPYFIAILLGAVLFLFLDGWFGVETYGTPSLPTTYAMLEARNGTFFFFVLIVLIFYTGEVVHRDKVVHYDTIADALPVPDWMNYGAKLLSMIYICLLLCALILVSGVLNQTVKGYFNYEFSLYFRDLLGIAFTQYFQLVMLAFFVHTMVNQKFVGHIVTLAVYIVIWAVPQFADFNYKLAIPFSGGGVQISDMNGFGHYLASIASFRLYWYAFGGLLLVLALWFWNRGADTSFKARWQLARQRMGKASVALFAVLLLAFVSMGAWIYTNVSVKNRYYSIDEQRERQATFEKTYHKYTNVLQPKITSAKVNVDIYPDEFKALASGAFVMVNKGDQPIDSLFLTIPTDNFHRQLTKLMVDGKAPNLVLNDTELGYYIYRLPKRMNPGDSARLTMDVTGQYVGFANNGDSRDVVGNGTFFNVNIFPAFGYNEDDELSSDKYRKKYGLPIKEWTVPAQNDPRGLRDFLFTNDADWVTFEGTISTNPDQTAIMPGELLKTWTKNGANGKPRKYFHYKLPGFSDYFFSMCSANYAVKRDKWTGADGQTVALEVYHHPGHDKNIDRFIASMKASLTYYVKNYAPYPYPVLRVLEFPRYASFAQSFPTTVPYSEEFGWVGDFHNPSKTDYAFYVTAHEVAHQWWGHQIMPSRTRGANQISETMAEYSALMVLKQRYGADAMPKFLKYSLDSYLRGRSNEDKFEANMLDNDTRAYVWYQKGSMLMYALQDYIGEDRVNKAMNDYMKAARFRQKAPFTTSLEWYGFLKAATPDSLKPWLTDNFEKLTLYDNRITKAEAKSLGNGQYRVTLHVRTTTEYYDKAGKEISKGKGPVIADIAVLTDDGKNKDGLTTKVPLLLQKRSLSPGEHVIEVTVKGKPVKAGIDPYNKLIDRVSDDNLVKVDML, encoded by the coding sequence ATGTTCCTCGAAATCTTTAAATTTGAGCTAGCATACCGGCTGAAAAGGCCTGCTACGTATCTCTACGCCCTCATACTATTTCTCTTTACGTTTCTGTTTGTTATTTACGGAAACGGGCCCGCGTCGGAAAAAACGAATATAAATTCGCCTTATGCCATCAGCCAGTTTGTGGTTGTGATGACTATTCTGGGCATGCTAATAGCCTCAGCCGTAATGGGTGTACCGGTTTACCGGGACATCGAACACAATACCAAAAATTACTTCTTTACCTTCCCCATTACTGAACGGGGCTACATCCTGGGCCGGTATCTGGGCTCGTTTGTGGTCCTGTTGGGCATTATGGCCGTTGGTATGCTGGGTATCGTGATTGGGTCGCTGCTGGGGCCTGTTTTCAACTTGGCCGACAACACCGAGCGCTTTGGCCCCATTCGGTTCCGCGACTATGCCTATCCGTTTGTGCTGTTCGTTGTGCCGAACATGTTTTTGGTAGGCAGTATTTTCTTTAGTCTGGTGGCCTTCTCGCGCCAGGTTTTCGCGACCTATGCCGGTAGCATTCTGCTGTTTATTGCCTACCTGCTCGGTTCTACACTATCGCAGGATCTGGAAAACAAGCAGCTTGTCAATTTGCTCGATCCCTTTGGCTCATATGCCTATGATACAGCTACGAAATACTGGTCGCCGGTGGAGCAGAACACGTTGCTCGCTCCTCTGGAAGGTGATTTACTGACGAATCGACTCATCTGGTTTGGCGTGGCAGTGCTCGTGTTTGTTCTGACGCTGGTACGGTTTAGCTTTTCGCGTTTTCTGGCCGTTAAACTGGGCAAGCGGCAGAAAGAAGATGCAGTGGGCCAGGGCGTTCCGTCGTTGGCGAGTTTACCCACACCAACGCCTGTTTTTCAGGCAAGTACGTATGCTAGGCAAATGTTCCGGCAGGCTCGTATCGAGTTTGGGAACATTGTCCGCGACCCTTACTTCATTGCCATTTTGCTCGGAGCCGTACTGTTTTTGTTTCTGGATGGCTGGTTTGGGGTAGAAACCTACGGCACGCCGTCGTTGCCCACAACCTATGCCATGCTCGAAGCTCGCAACGGCACGTTTTTCTTCTTTGTGCTGATCGTCCTGATCTTCTACACAGGCGAGGTCGTTCACCGCGACAAAGTTGTTCATTACGATACAATTGCCGATGCGCTGCCCGTTCCTGACTGGATGAATTACGGAGCCAAGCTGCTGTCCATGATTTACATCTGTCTGTTGCTGTGCGCGCTCATTCTGGTATCCGGCGTCCTAAATCAGACGGTAAAAGGCTATTTTAATTATGAATTCTCGCTCTACTTTCGCGACCTGCTGGGCATTGCCTTTACGCAGTATTTCCAGTTGGTGATGCTGGCCTTTTTCGTGCATACGATGGTCAACCAAAAGTTCGTAGGGCACATTGTCACGCTGGCTGTCTACATTGTTATCTGGGCGGTGCCGCAATTCGCCGACTTCAATTACAAGTTGGCGATCCCGTTTTCGGGTGGGGGTGTCCAGATTTCGGACATGAACGGGTTCGGGCACTATCTGGCCAGTATCGCGTCGTTCCGGCTTTACTGGTATGCCTTTGGTGGCCTACTGCTAGTGCTGGCGCTGTGGTTCTGGAATCGGGGGGCCGACACCAGTTTCAAAGCCCGCTGGCAACTGGCCCGCCAGCGGATGGGCAAAGCTTCGGTGGCGTTGTTTGCCGTGCTTCTTCTTGCCTTTGTGAGTATGGGTGCCTGGATTTATACGAATGTGAGTGTAAAAAACCGGTACTACTCCATTGATGAACAGCGTGAACGGCAGGCGACATTCGAAAAAACATACCATAAGTATACCAATGTGCTGCAACCTAAAATCACCAGCGCAAAGGTCAATGTCGATATCTATCCTGATGAGTTCAAGGCGCTTGCATCGGGGGCCTTTGTGATGGTCAACAAAGGAGATCAACCGATTGATTCATTGTTTCTGACTATTCCGACTGATAATTTTCACCGGCAACTAACGAAGCTAATGGTCGATGGGAAAGCGCCAAATCTTGTGTTGAACGACACCGAGCTTGGCTATTACATTTATCGGCTGCCCAAACGAATGAATCCCGGCGACTCAGCCCGATTAACTATGGATGTGACGGGACAATATGTTGGCTTTGCCAATAATGGCGATAGCCGGGATGTGGTTGGCAACGGAACATTTTTTAATGTTAATATCTTCCCCGCTTTTGGCTATAACGAGGACGACGAGTTGAGCAGTGACAAATACCGGAAAAAATACGGGCTACCAATAAAAGAGTGGACGGTGCCTGCGCAAAATGACCCGCGTGGGTTGCGTGATTTCCTGTTTACCAACGACGCCGACTGGGTCACTTTCGAAGGCACCATTTCGACCAACCCCGACCAAACGGCTATCATGCCCGGCGAACTACTGAAAACCTGGACGAAGAACGGGGCCAACGGAAAACCACGTAAATACTTCCACTATAAACTTCCCGGTTTCTCCGATTATTTTTTCAGCATGTGCTCCGCTAATTATGCGGTTAAACGCGATAAATGGACTGGGGCCGATGGGCAAACCGTAGCGCTGGAAGTCTATCACCACCCTGGTCACGACAAAAACATCGACCGGTTTATTGCCAGCATGAAAGCGTCGCTGACGTATTATGTTAAAAACTATGCGCCCTATCCGTATCCGGTATTGCGCGTGCTGGAGTTTCCGCGTTATGCCAGCTTTGCCCAGTCCTTTCCGACCACCGTTCCGTATTCGGAGGAGTTTGGCTGGGTAGGTGACTTCCACAACCCCAGCAAGACCGACTACGCATTTTACGTGACGGCCCACGAGGTGGCGCACCAGTGGTGGGGTCACCAGATCATGCCCAGCCGGACGCGTGGGGCCAACCAGATTTCAGAAACGATGGCGGAGTATTCGGCGCTGATGGTGCTTAAGCAGCGGTACGGTGCCGATGCGATGCCGAAGTTTCTGAAATACAGTCTGGATAGTTATCTGCGTGGCCGGTCCAATGAAGACAAATTCGAAGCCAACATGCTCGATAACGATACACGCGCGTATGTCTGGTATCAGAAGGGGTCGATGCTGATGTATGCTTTGCAGGATTACATTGGCGAAGACCGGGTAAACAAAGCCATGAACGACTACATGAAAGCGGCCCGCTTCCGCCAGAAAGCACCCTTTACGACCTCGCTGGAGTGGTACGGATTCCTGAAAGCTGCTACCCCGGATTCATTAAAGCCCTGGCTGACGGATAATTTCGAGAAACTAACGCTCTATGACAACCGCATTACCAAGGCCGAAGCGAAGTCACTCGGCAACGGCCAGTACCGAGTTACCTTGCACGTGCGCACAACAACGGAATACTATGACAAAGCGGGCAAAGAAATCAGCAAGGGCAAAGGCCCCGTGATCGCCGACATTGCAGTGCTGACCGACGACGGTAAAAACAAAGATGGTCTGACGACAAAAGTGCCGCTGCTGCTTCAAAAACGTAGTTTATCACCCGGCGAACACGTGATTGAAGTGACCGTGAAAGGTAAGCCTGTAAAAGCCGGGATCGACCCCTATAACAAGCTGATCGACCGCGTTTCGGACGATAATCTTGTGAAGGTGGATATGCTTTAA
- a CDS encoding LysR family transcriptional regulator, with translation MLDFRLNVFYTVAKRLSFTKAAAELYVTQPAVTKHIQELEHQFGTALFDRRGNQISLTTAGNVLLGHAETIMGVYRQLEFDMNALKGESGGTLRVGASTTVAQYVIPPVLARFREQSADVAISLVSGNTEQVEQQLLNNDIDLGLVEGRTHHSDIRYTSFVKDELVLICRADHPLADRDEITLAELRTVPIVLRERGSGSLEVIEHALRGVGLKLTDLTIDMHLGSTESIKSYLGSSRCMAFVSVFAVQHELQAGSLKILDVQGLSIQRDFYSIQLQGVSEGLADTFMRFARQHYRRG, from the coding sequence ATGCTCGACTTTCGTCTGAATGTCTTTTACACCGTTGCCAAACGGCTTAGTTTTACCAAAGCAGCGGCCGAACTGTATGTCACGCAGCCTGCTGTAACAAAGCACATTCAGGAACTTGAACACCAGTTTGGAACGGCCCTTTTCGACCGGCGGGGTAACCAGATTAGTTTGACTACGGCCGGAAATGTGCTGCTCGGTCATGCCGAAACCATTATGGGCGTTTATCGCCAACTGGAGTTTGACATGAACGCGCTCAAGGGTGAGTCGGGTGGAACGTTGCGAGTCGGTGCCAGTACGACGGTGGCGCAATATGTGATTCCGCCGGTATTGGCCCGTTTTCGGGAGCAGTCGGCCGATGTGGCTATCTCGCTGGTGTCGGGGAATACCGAACAGGTCGAGCAGCAATTGCTCAATAATGACATCGATCTCGGTCTGGTTGAAGGCCGGACCCATCATAGCGATATTCGGTATACGTCCTTCGTGAAAGATGAACTTGTGCTCATTTGCCGGGCCGACCATCCGCTGGCCGACCGGGACGAGATTACACTGGCCGAACTTCGAACGGTCCCCATCGTGCTTCGCGAACGGGGCTCCGGCTCACTTGAAGTCATCGAACATGCCCTGCGGGGTGTAGGACTGAAACTTACGGATTTAACGATCGACATGCACCTAGGCAGCACTGAGAGTATCAAGTCATACCTTGGAAGTTCGCGCTGTATGGCCTTTGTTTCTGTTTTTGCCGTGCAGCATGAACTTCAGGCGGGCAGCCTCAAAATTCTTGACGTACAGGGGCTTTCCATTCAACGCGACTTTTATTCCATTCAGTTGCAGGGGGTTAGCGAGGGGCTGGCCGATACCTTCATGCGCTTTGCCCGCCAACATTACCGGCGGGGTTAA
- a CDS encoding DUF6044 family protein has product MPARFATSTTEKTYLLIAIGLLALYVFPYVWLGEGAHLTIHDNLDSDFLYLYLLKITNTAFNFDLNTIIPNMMSSSPDAATSFSGIPRSAFRTGLNFEVLSFYLLPPYSAQIVNFTAVHGIGFLGMYLLLKKHILPETHWALTRVAIAFLFALVPCYIVHGASVTGQPLLLFAFLNLLKKQDRPSDWLIILLFPFYSFFVWAGLFICIALGILGLVAMLQSRQVNWGYVVGLFLLSALYIGSEWELIYGFINQTYISQRVEFDYSQLRSMKLVDSLRRSADLFVWPMFNTGAFFTLGILVVAGLGTWRAYRKQDKPAMNWLIGLPMLAGIICLIHGLYHYWVVWLGDSSLGIKFRVFQFDRFYFLLPTLWFLLFAMALRQWRANSRWVYLFVVGQFVLMVIANKEWRINVGKMTGYVSEAQHPSFRAFFAEKQFAQIRNHIGKPQSDYRVICLGMHPSVAQFNGFYTLDSYQNNYPLPYKHAFRKIIATELTKGTRQMRVYYDAYACRVYLYTAELGMNYLFGKTQHPALNHLQLDTGALKSLGGQYIISAVPIGNAAQNGLHLESIFTNTESYWKIWLYRVN; this is encoded by the coding sequence ATGCCAGCCCGTTTCGCGACCTCAACGACCGAAAAAACGTATCTTCTCATTGCCATTGGGTTGTTGGCGCTCTACGTTTTCCCGTACGTCTGGCTCGGCGAAGGCGCCCACTTAACGATCCACGATAACCTGGATAGTGATTTCCTTTACCTGTATCTGCTCAAGATTACCAATACCGCGTTCAACTTCGATCTGAACACGATCATTCCGAACATGATGAGTAGCAGCCCCGATGCGGCTACCTCATTCAGCGGAATTCCGCGCTCGGCTTTCCGAACGGGACTCAATTTCGAAGTGCTTTCCTTTTACCTGCTACCGCCTTATTCCGCCCAGATTGTCAACTTTACGGCCGTTCACGGCATTGGGTTTCTGGGCATGTACCTGTTGCTGAAAAAGCACATCTTGCCCGAAACGCACTGGGCGCTCACCCGCGTAGCCATCGCGTTTCTGTTTGCGCTGGTTCCCTGCTACATCGTTCACGGCGCTTCGGTTACGGGGCAACCGCTGCTGTTGTTCGCCTTCCTGAACCTGTTGAAAAAACAGGATCGCCCGAGCGATTGGCTCATTATTCTGCTTTTCCCATTTTACTCTTTTTTCGTTTGGGCGGGCTTATTCATTTGTATTGCACTGGGTATTCTCGGGCTGGTAGCCATGCTCCAGTCGCGGCAGGTTAACTGGGGCTATGTAGTGGGTTTGTTCCTGCTTTCGGCGCTGTACATCGGTAGCGAGTGGGAATTGATTTACGGATTCATCAACCAGACCTACATTTCACAACGGGTCGAGTTCGACTACAGCCAGTTGCGCTCCATGAAACTCGTCGACAGCCTCCGCCGAAGCGCCGATTTATTTGTCTGGCCCATGTTCAACACGGGCGCTTTCTTCACGCTGGGCATTTTAGTCGTTGCCGGGCTGGGTACGTGGCGAGCTTACCGTAAACAGGATAAGCCCGCCATGAACTGGCTCATTGGCTTGCCCATGCTGGCGGGCATCATTTGCCTGATTCACGGGCTTTACCATTACTGGGTCGTTTGGCTGGGCGATAGCTCGCTAGGAATCAAGTTTCGCGTATTTCAGTTCGACCGGTTTTATTTTCTTCTGCCGACCCTCTGGTTTCTTCTGTTCGCTATGGCTTTGCGGCAATGGCGGGCCAATAGCCGCTGGGTATACCTCTTTGTGGTGGGTCAGTTTGTGCTGATGGTTATTGCCAATAAGGAATGGCGCATTAACGTAGGCAAAATGACAGGCTACGTGTCTGAAGCGCAACACCCCTCCTTTCGGGCCTTTTTCGCCGAAAAGCAGTTCGCCCAGATTCGCAACCACATTGGCAAACCGCAATCTGACTACCGGGTCATTTGCCTCGGCATGCATCCGTCGGTGGCGCAATTCAACGGATTCTACACGCTGGATAGTTACCAGAACAACTACCCTCTTCCGTACAAACACGCTTTCCGAAAAATCATCGCAACCGAACTGACGAAAGGTACGCGGCAGATGCGCGTGTATTATGATGCGTATGCCTGCCGGGTGTATCTCTATACGGCTGAGCTGGGCATGAATTACTTGTTCGGGAAAACGCAGCACCCGGCGCTCAATCACCTTCAGTTAGATACCGGCGCCTTAAAGTCACTGGGTGGTCAGTACATTATCTCGGCGGTACCGATTGGCAATGCGGCCCAAAACGGGCTTCACCTGGAAAGCATCTTTACCAATACAGAAAGCTATTGGAAAATCTGGCTATACAGAGTGAACTAG
- a CDS encoding M28 family peptidase encodes MRSSIIVPFLAGLLVVTSSIQAQNHPVQRSSSKAKTTNSAAQLPEFSLSRAEVEAHIRFLASDELQGRKVGEPGNWIAARYIAEQFRQLGLKPAGTIANKPDYLQPIDLERVKAASSATMLVGKDTLHLGKELVVMAGGPTNLSGEVVYVGYGLTDGEDGYKGRDVKGRILVAQGGSPDAKSPREIFSASAAKRKLAGEKGAAALIELYSESIPWGFVNQYFNREQLAIPTNGETAAPVAHLWVNNANNKYKQLKEAGQTITLQTSGRLRTSALSANVAGIIEGTDPKLKDEYVVLSAHFDHIGVGKASGTPYQPSDSIFNGTRDNAMGTAAILEAAKTLSLQRPKRSVLVLALTGEEAGTLGSRFYAEHPLVPLKQTIFDLNTDGAGYNDTTIVSVIGLERTGAKNEIETAAKAFGLGVFAEPAPEQGLFDRSDNVHFAAKGIPAPTFSAGFKAFDEAIGKYYHQAIDNPESLDFGYTLRYCQAYAYAARLIANRATRPQWSAGDKYEAAGKALYGQ; translated from the coding sequence ATGCGGTCATCGATCATCGTTCCTTTTTTAGCGGGCCTGCTAGTCGTTACCAGTTCGATACAGGCACAAAACCACCCTGTTCAACGTAGTTCTTCCAAGGCGAAAACAACCAATTCAGCCGCTCAATTACCAGAGTTTAGTCTGTCTCGTGCCGAGGTCGAAGCCCACATCCGGTTTCTGGCATCTGATGAGTTACAGGGCCGTAAAGTAGGTGAGCCGGGCAACTGGATTGCGGCTCGGTACATTGCTGAACAGTTCCGACAACTGGGGTTAAAACCGGCCGGTACGATTGCCAACAAGCCTGACTATTTGCAGCCTATTGACCTGGAACGCGTCAAAGCGGCCAGTTCGGCTACGATGCTGGTTGGGAAAGATACCCTGCACCTTGGCAAAGAACTGGTCGTGATGGCTGGTGGCCCGACCAACCTTTCGGGCGAAGTCGTCTACGTAGGGTACGGCCTGACCGATGGTGAGGATGGCTACAAGGGGCGCGATGTGAAAGGTCGGATTCTGGTAGCGCAGGGCGGGTCGCCCGATGCTAAAAGTCCCCGTGAGATTTTTAGCGCATCGGCAGCGAAACGCAAACTTGCGGGTGAGAAAGGGGCGGCTGCCCTTATTGAGCTGTACAGCGAATCCATTCCCTGGGGATTTGTCAATCAGTATTTTAACCGCGAACAACTGGCTATTCCAACAAATGGAGAGACAGCTGCGCCTGTCGCACATTTGTGGGTTAACAATGCTAATAACAAGTACAAACAGCTTAAAGAGGCTGGGCAAACGATTACACTTCAGACCTCGGGACGGCTGCGCACCTCGGCCTTGTCAGCGAATGTAGCCGGAATTATTGAAGGCACTGATCCCAAACTTAAAGACGAGTATGTTGTGCTGTCGGCTCACTTCGACCATATTGGTGTTGGCAAAGCGAGTGGAACACCGTATCAACCCAGCGATAGTATTTTCAACGGAACGCGGGATAATGCCATGGGAACGGCGGCTATTCTGGAAGCCGCCAAAACGCTGTCACTGCAACGCCCCAAACGGTCGGTGCTGGTATTGGCCCTAACGGGTGAAGAAGCCGGTACACTCGGAAGCCGCTTCTATGCTGAACACCCATTAGTACCGCTTAAACAAACAATTTTCGATCTTAACACCGACGGAGCAGGCTACAACGACACCACCATTGTCTCGGTCATCGGTCTGGAACGGACGGGTGCAAAAAACGAAATTGAAACGGCGGCTAAAGCCTTCGGGCTGGGTGTTTTTGCTGAACCGGCTCCTGAACAGGGATTGTTTGACCGGTCAGACAATGTACATTTTGCCGCTAAAGGAATACCGGCTCCTACGTTTTCGGCAGGTTTCAAAGCCTTCGATGAAGCCATTGGTAAATATTACCACCAGGCCATCGACAACCCCGAAAGTCTGGATTTCGGCTATACCCTTCGCTATTGCCAGGCTTATGCCTATGCCGCCCGGTTGATCGCTAACCGGGCAACACGCCCGCAATGGTCGGCGGGCGATAAGTATGAAGCGGCCGGAAAAGCATTGTATGGCCAGTAG